A single genomic interval of Heterodontus francisci isolate sHetFra1 chromosome 45, sHetFra1.hap1, whole genome shotgun sequence harbors:
- the LOC137356159 gene encoding histone H4, with product MTGRGKGGKGLGKGGAKRHRKVLRDNIQGITKPAIRRLARRGGVKRISGLIYEETRGVLKVFLENVIRDAVTYTEHAKRKTVTAMDVVYALKRQGRTLYGFGG from the coding sequence ATGacaggaagaggtaaaggaggcaaaggactgggcaaaggcggagcaaagcggcaccgcaaagtgcttcgtgataacatccagggcatcaccaagccagcaattcgccgcctggctcgccgtggcggagtgaagcgcatctcgggtttgatctatgaggagacccgcggggtgctgaaggttttcctggagaatgtgatcagagatgcggtcacctacactgagcacgccaagcgcaagacggtcaccgccatggatgtggtgtacgctctgaaacgccagggccgcactctctatggattcggcggctaa
- the LOC137356412 gene encoding histone H2A-like, with protein MSGRGKTGGKSRAKAKSRSSRAGLQFPVGRVHRHLRKGNYAERVGAGAPVYLAAVLEYLTAEILELAGNAARDNKKSRIIPRHLQLAVRNDEELNKLLGGVTIAQGGVLPNIQAVLLPKKTSAIPLCVFQHGLNWDSFPVRSLAGIKLRPFLTRTGVNPFLHLYRQFRSAMDIIKCNLLIHDAVIKHGTEEDSEKICDT; from the exons atgtctggaagagggaagaccggtggtaaatctcgggccaaggccaagtctcgctcctcccgagctggattgcagttcccggtcggccgtgttcaccgccacctcagaaaggggaactatgctgagcgggtgggtgccggagccccggtctatctggctgctgtgctcgaatatctgacagctgaaatcctcgagctggccggcaacgcggcccgggacaacaagaagagccgtatcatccccagacacctgcagctggccgtccgcaacgacgaggagctgaacaagctgctgggaggggtgaccatcgctcagggcggggtgctgcctaatatccaggccgtgctgctgcccaagaaaaccagcgct ATCCCCCTCTGTGTCTTCCAACACGGTTTGAATTGGGATTCATTCCCTGTTCGGTCTCTGGCGGGAATAAAGCTCCGGCCATTTCTTACTCGAACGGGAGTAAATCCTTTTCTACATCTTTACCGGCAGTTCAGGTCGGCAATGGACATTATCAAATGCAACCTTTTAATTCATGACGCGGTTATTAAACATGGAACAGAAGAAGACAGTGAAAAAATATGCGACACGTAA